The Bacteroidales bacterium region TTACATAAATCCCATAATCCTTGCTGTTGCTGATGGTGGCCTGGGCCAGGCCAATCTGGCCATCCTCTATGCCTATGGCTCCGGCATAGTCATATCCGCTGAAATTCCACTCACTATTACCGGCAAAGGAGATCTCCACATTGGATAGTTGATTTCTTGAATCGTTGCTGTTCACATAAATGCCTTTCCAGTAAATGCCGGAGGAAGCTTTCTTGCTGGTGAATACAATGCGGTCCTGTTCAGCAGCATCGGCTTCCAGCACACCATTGCTATAGACCCTGAGAGCTATATCTTCTTCAAAATCAAAAGAGGCGCCGGGTTCGATGATCAGGTGTGATTGTAAATTCACATGACCGCTGACTGTATACCGGGCTTCTCCTGCCAGATCGGGCCAGGTGGTTTGCGTGGAAGCTTCCAGGGCAGAAGAATAAATCTGTACGGCCGAAGAGGGATCAGAAAAGGAAGTACCCCCATCCAACTGACCGGCTTGTTCCGCATTGATACGGATGGCATACCGGGTGTTGTCAATAAAGGAATTTTGCGTGAACCCGTCCAATTCACCACTATGTAAAAACAGGCCGTAACCGCCGCTCTGTTCCACTGTTGTATTGAGCAGGCTGAGCTTTCCTCCTTCAATACCGATGGCTGTGGTAAAATCCGGACCGGAAAATCCGATTTCTGAATTGCCGGCATGAAGGATGTGGGTATGCTCCAGCTTGTTCAGCGAATTGGAGGAAGTCACTTTGATGCCTTTCCAAAGCAAACCCGCCGCTGCATTGGTATTATCAAAGATAACAGGAGAAGCGGCAGTCCCCTCAGAGATCAAGGCACCTGCATCATTGACATAAAAACCCTTATCCTCATCAACATGAACGAGCACGTTTGGCTCAATCTGAAGCTGGGCTTTCAGATCTACATGCCCGGTAATATGATAATCAGGAATATCCGGATCCGAAATGTGGTCTTTCCATATCATATCTTCAGCAATCTCCCCACTTACTTCGATGGGAGTAGCTGAAGCAGCTGATACACTTACCGTTACCTGATCAGAATCCTCCTGGTTCCCATTGGTGATGACCAGCTCAATGTTATAGTCCCCTTGAACATCGGGAGTAAAAGAAGGTGTCGCCGTGTTGGCATCCTCCAGCTGGACATCGCTTTCCGATGGTATACCGGAGAATTCCCAGAAATAGGTGAAACTACCTTCAGATGAGGAGGAGTTGCCTCCATCAAGCTGAACAAGCGCTCCAACCTCCGCAGAGAAATCCAAACCCGCATCGGCTTCCAGGGTGATTTCATCTTCTTCATTCGTCTCATCGACCAACTCTTCACAGGCTGATAAGGTTAGCAGGAATATTCCTGCTATTACAGCCAGAAACTGAATCTTTCTTAACATAACTGTTGTTTTTTAGTTTAACAATTGAATACTGAACCCCACCTTTATCAAAGGGCTCCATTGATTAATCACGTAAAAAGCTGCAAGGTGGGTCATAATTTTTTTATTTTTTTACGGCTTTGATTTTTCAGCTTTTTTGGGTAAATTGGTATAGAATAGCATTCTATAACCCGATCTCGCAAAGAATTTTGGAATTTAAAAAACAATTGTTATGGAAAAGAACTACAGAAGAACACCTGATATTTACATCATCGTATTGATCGTAGGTTTGATCGTGGTAATCGACAGCTTTCGGATAGAAAATTTCGCATGGTTATATGACGGGATCAAATTTCTGATTGCCCTGCTGGTAGCTCTTTACGGATTATGGGGTTTGTTGGTTCCTTATGCTGCCCTTACCGGAAATAAACTTCGGATCAATGCCACCATATTCAAAACCAAGGAATTTGACCTGGAGAAAGATACTACAATCGACTTTGATCAAAGGCTGGATACTATAGAGATAAAGGATACCCACAAAAGCCACCTGGTCAGTACCCGAAACATCAGTAAAAATGCGCGGGGACAGTTCAAGACCGATTTGAAGGAGCACACCCAGGGGAAAAAAACGGAAGATCAGCAGAAAGAAAATCAGGAGGAATAAACAGCTAAAAGACTTCCCGCGGCCAACAGAAGGCCTTTCCCATTCACTTCTCCGGCCGTGGTTCTAATGTAAACCAAAACTGTCCGGGAGCAGGATACGAAATACCCTATCTCCCGGAGTGCTCCTTCTTGAGGGATCCGGAGTAAGCGGATCTTAAAACAAGTTGCTACTCATAGCGAAGGGCATGGGCCGGGTTAAGTGGTCATACCGGCAGGCTGCCTGCTGCCAGGGTAAGCCCATCCATGTACCATCCGGTTACAAGAATACCTGCAAAAGGATGAAAAAATCTCCCTTACAGGTAATTACTAGTGTTTGGCCTTTCCCGCCATTGAGCTGGGCATTGTTGCATATATTGCCCTTTACCTGCTGTATTTTCTGCTTCTCTATTTTGCCGGTGACCTTCCGCTGGTGTTTCTGATCAAGGGCCACCTGGAAAAAAATGATAAGGATCATAATCATAATATATTCAGAAAAACCGGACTCCGCAACCGCGTGCAGCTGGTACAGATATTCGGTGTTGCCTCTGG contains the following coding sequences:
- a CDS encoding right-handed parallel beta-helix repeat-containing protein, which produces MLRKIQFLAVIAGIFLLTLSACEELVDETNEEDEITLEADAGLDFSAEVGALVQLDGGNSSSSEGSFTYFWEFSGIPSESDVQLEDANTATPSFTPDVQGDYNIELVITNGNQEDSDQVTVSVSAASATPIEVSGEIAEDMIWKDHISDPDIPDYHITGHVDLKAQLQIEPNVLVHVDEDKGFYVNDAGALISEGTAASPVIFDNTNAAAGLLWKGIKVTSSNSLNKLEHTHILHAGNSEIGFSGPDFTTAIGIEGGKLSLLNTTVEQSGGYGLFLHSGELDGFTQNSFIDNTRYAIRINAEQAGQLDGGTSFSDPSSAVQIYSSALEASTQTTWPDLAGEARYTVSGHVNLQSHLIIEPGASFDFEEDIALRVYSNGVLEADAAEQDRIVFTSKKASSGIYWKGIYVNSNDSRNQLSNVEISFAGNSEWNFSGYDYAGAIGIEDGQIGLAQATISNSKDYGIYVKTGSFVSFSSNNFEENVVPVALMANQAGMIDAATTFSNNEWDGIHVYGSTLTEEATWLNLSGDARYRITGDVYAENGLTLNPGVHMAFDEDRKLKIQNSGYFVADGTATDGITLTSSNEAGQIRWEGLWIASSDARNSLSYVTLDYAGGSEMNFAGPNYFTALGGDNDDAPYVSVNNSVISNSGGYAIYWEGGTINDVTSAAANNTFSNNAEFNDVVMP